GATTGATATGTCATATACAACTTCTTAAGTATGTAATAATATTTTCAAGGTAGCTTTGGAGGCTATGATTTTTCTAACATGAAACATCTACAAGATATGTCGAGATATAGACCTATGTACTAACTCGTCAAAATAAAGAGGTTCctatatgtatttcatatatttacaagacaagaaaaaagaaaaagaaagaaattgaaagaagatgaaatatAATAGAGGCAATTAATTACATCCCCAACGACGTACGAAGCCTTCCTCGGCCATGGTTTCATCGGTACCTACTTTGTGGCAATTGTATTCTTGACAAATGGCTTTAAACTTCGATCAACCACAAAATACATGCCACACTACGGAGGCCACTCAAGCTATTAAAGGGTCAAAAGTAAATTTTCAAATCGAGAACTTTTCTTTACaattaaaaatcaataatattCATAAAAATATCTTTTAGTGATTTGATTATAACTATAAACTATCTTTAAGTGATTTGATTATAACTATATACTATTTTCATATGCATGTGTTAAGATTAATCATTTAGTtaacttttaaactttataGTTTAAAATCAGTTAGTGTATATATCATAGAATACTAGCATTGTATCCGTGCAATGCGGGGACGGTGATGGAGACAACGGTTTAGTGGTGTTAGTGACGGATGGTGATGACATCAACAATTTGTGTCGACTGGTGTAACCGTGTAAATTGATGTAATGGTGATAatggaaatattttagaagataagaacttaaagtataaattaacaagataagggtttaaagtgtaaattaattcattgggcaaatttggtaatctcTAATAACCATTTCCATAAgaggtgtttattaagggtaatttagtatttTTGCATCCAACTGTTGTctaatacttttcaaaaataaggagttgataattattataagagtatagaagatatagatatagaaatataaatatattaattcttTAATCATGTTCATATTACCTTATTTAATATAGTAATTTGATGTGAACAGTGAAATATAAGTTCATAAGCATAATGTACAACCAAAACATCAGaagattatatatttaataaacaaatcatataacaaGATTTTATTTAGACGGATTGGTTTGGGCGCTGAACTTTAAAGCAGGGGTCGTAGATTCAAGGCTAATTCTGctcattcttttttctttcacaatTTTAATTGAAAGGTTTTTAACATTTCTATTTTGcttttaattgtttgttttcAATATACTTGGTTTAAGGATTGTTTCACATTTTCATGTATGGAGACATTGACTTTCTGCTCCAAATTTCACACCACCAAGTTCTTAAAAGTTAGTAGCCTAAAATCaacctttttagttttataattagAGAATGTGTTTGGTATATTACCACCATACTACTAAACTCATTGTGTTCTTCTTATATGCTTAGTATACTATGCGAATTTTTTGTTGGACCTTCACAATCATTAAGTTATCAACTCCTAAAACAACACCTTTAGATAATAACATAAGcaaaggaaaggaaaggaacCGGAGAGTGTTGTCTTTCACGgattttgggtcccaatacttTTCAGTGTCGTCTTCCATGGATTTTGGGTCCAATATCTTTAAAAGATAACATAGTACACCTATTTTAGACATTTATTATGATATTATCTAGCCAAAATATGTACCatcacaatttatttttatgGAAACTTCAACTTTTGTAAatcaaatattgattccagCATACGTTTTATCAAACCGACACCGCCCATCGAGCGGTAGAGAACCTACTAGTATCACATATACCAAACCATAAAATCCGGAATCTCGATAGGTGCTACTTTTACAAAATGAAGGTACCCTAACAGGTTGACTGAAGCCATCTTTAATTGGGCTTAGTATTTGGGCTAGGCTTGGAGATGGGCCTATTTTTAGTTTCTTTCACAAATTGATTCATATGAATTTTCTATCTTCAGTTTCTTAATTTCTTTCACAAACTTTCTACCCTATGTTTGTTAGCTAACGAAGCAGGGTTTGTGGTTTCTTTTGAAACTGACAGATATCCAGGATTCCACGTATGTACctgttttgtttttgtgtgaattcactattattattattgttgtttatttttcactaattctcttaaattattgtgtttatataatttaatttaattttagtgccaaatgaaattaaaaagaaaaaaaacaaaacacaactCTGAGTTGGTAAATTCTATGGAAAATCAAATTTACATTATCTATGTTTGTGGATGtgtgtataaattaattaattttttttttttttataaaaaaagtgatGAAGGAAGTGTGATAAGTGATGAGGCCATTGGGAGTGCTCTAACATTCTCACCAAAAGTAGTATTGTTTTGAAGTTAGGCAAGTAATCAATGAAGTTTCGTTGTTTTTGACTTTCGGATAATTATCtgtgaaaatatataatcacCTTCCTTGCCAAGTAGTTACATATACAAAGGAAAGAATCATATTGTGGTGTTATTGTTCATGCTTTAAGTACCACTTTGTTTGTGGCCTTTACTTCACAAACATAGAGTGTCGATGCTAAATTCATCTTAACGCCTAAAAACGTAAGCGTGATGGTTACTGAAACAATAAGCACTGTAGTTGTTGAGTGAAGTAGAATTGTAATATATGAATTTTGTTACGTCATTAAACAAGTGTTCTATCTATTCACTCAAGTCTAATGCCACTAGTTAATTTCTTGACTTTAGTTTTAACTTTCTGTAAGACTTGAATTACCAAGGTGGATTTGTGCTATATCTTATGGCATAATTTTCTGCATTTAATTATTGAAGAATTTGTTCAAATATGGTTTATCGTCAGTATAATCTCCTAAGAGAAGATACATATTGTATATACTAGGGGATTAGTTTCTTAAATCATCATCAATAGCGTTTTGCAGGGAAAAATCCGTCGTCTTTAACAGGAAACTGAATCGGCATTAGTTGTTATAATATGATAAAACTATTTGATGCTCACTGTCACCTACAAGACCCTAGAATCTTTAGCAAGGCACCAAAGCTTATTAACACGGCTCTAGAGAGTGGCATACTTCATTTTGCTGTCAATGGGGTCTCTGAGAAAGACTGGCACTTGGTTAAGGAGATGAGTGACAACTATCCTTCTGTAATTCCTTCGTTCGGGCTCCACCCGTGGTTCATCATGGACAGGACTCCCAACTGGTTGACTTCCTTAAGAGAATTTTTTGATGCAAATCCTTCAGCTGCGGTAGGAGAGATTGGTTTGGACAAAGGGTCACATGGAAAAACGATTGATTTCAATGATCAGGTTGAAACTTTTCGTCTGCAGCTTCAACTTGCTAAAGAGCTGAAAAGGCCGGCTTCAGTACATTGTGTACGTGCCTTTGGGGATCTTCTTGACATAATGAAATCCGTTGGTCCGTTTCCTGAAGGTGTAATCTTGCACTCTTATTTAGGTTCTGCTGAAATGGTCCCAGAGTTTGCCAAACTCGGTGCTTATTTCTCCTTTTCTGGGTTTCTTATGGCGATGAAAGAAAACAAGGCAAAGAAGATGCTGAAAGCAGTACCTTCTGATAGGATTTTGCTGGAGACTGATGCACCAGATGCAGTACCCAAATTTATGAATTCAGACTCCCTTTTCTCAGTTGAAGATCAGGATTCGGTTCCAGAAGGGGTTCAGGCAAGTGATGGACACCCGAAAGAGATGCTTAATCATCCAGCCAATATCCATTTTGTGCTTTCTTACGTTGCATCCTTGCTTGAATTATCTAAAGAAGAGCTTGCAGAGGTATCCTACAGAAACGCATTGCACTTGTTTTCTTATGCAGGCTCTAAAGTGGCAAAAAGTTAATTACGCTTTCGACAGTCCTGTATAAAGTTTACATAAATCTTGTCATAGATAGCATGTGTTTTTACTCATGACACTTTGCCATAGAATCCATATCATATCTGACTAATGGTAAAGCCTTTGTAGATTTGTAGCTATGATATTGATTTCACTCGTTATATTTCTGCTAGTCTGATGTAGTCCAAAAGAGACATAAACACCAATTGAATATGTTCATATACACGAATGCCAGAACAGTTCTTTAACGTATCATTGATATAATGAATACTGATTTATCCGTGTAAAATTTCATTCAAACACATTTTGTGATTTgagtgaaaaaaaataaaatatatacatcacTGTGGCAtcttaacaaataaaaattttatacatCACTAGAATTATTCTCAATCAAATTTCATTGAAATATTAGAATCAAATTTCATTGAATGGTTATAGACTTATAGGCCTTCAGAAACAAAAGGTTGCTATAGTGCACTTGGGCCTTCAGATGGTCAAATGGTGGGTACATTAGTACATAGATATATAAACGGATACAAAGCTATATACAAAACCagatataaagttaaaaacaagCTTCAATAAAATAAAGACATATATATAGCGGATATACAAGAATAATGCTCCATTCAATAACGTAATAAGTGAATTGACGTAGAGTGTTGTGGGAGGCTTGTGTACGTATGCAGGAAACATTTTGATTGCTTTTACAACTGGACATGATTAAATAGATTTATAAGTAATAAACTTGTTCAGATGCAAGTCGTACAAGGAAAAAGCACTTTTTATATGTCATAACTTCTTATATTTTGAGAGAAGCCGAGGTTCGATTCGTGACATCGGTGGATTTGAGTACTTAATGAGTAGGACTAGAAATATAACGCAAGACTTCCAAGTTCCAACTACTATATTTAACGGTAGACCATAAATCTTAGATAATACAAAAGGGAAACCTTGACATATAATTTGGAACGGAAAGAATAATATCAATAATTGATAACATCTAcacaatataatttatataataataatagaaaagtAAAATCTCTATAAACACTTTAATAtcttgataaaattaataatttgttcagactcataaaataaaaagtcagACTAATCTTAAAAAACGTATTGTAAATTAAGACTAGATGAATTTATAActtgttaaattaataaaatatcttgGTTACaaacattataaagcatttagcTATATTTTTTAATGTCAAATTACTtgatttttcaagattttaaaTGGCTATACCTCGTTTAAGTTATAGACAAGTCAAGTCATAACTTAAAAGTTATCTTTCATGATTAGAAttgattttaataaatatatagaattacATAGGCATTTTATAAAGGGATAAtgacatacgaatgtaaccacctatgaccaaatggttatATAATGTAGTAACCTATTCAGAtgactatgtaatgtatgcacctatgttttcttggttatactatgtaaggttctttttatttgggtcaatcaatgtaagaacctatgtatttttttttttgctatactatgtaaagtccgtacatattttacatagtatagccaagaaaacataagtgcatacattacatagccacatgactaggtcactacattacataaccatttagTCATAGGTGGCTACTTTTGTATGCCATCAAACAATCTTAAATCAGTTTCTCTCTCTATGGAAGTTATCTATCTGTAACTTGTAATATGATATATCATAGCTTGTACCACTTTATATCATTTgggatctatatatatatccttgtaTCTGGGTTGACCTTCACGGGTCTGTTCTGTTTGTTGAAGCAGTAGATACATTTGGGGTACATATTTGCACATATACACTTTTGTCTTTTATATTGTTAATCTTTTACGGTATATGTTATCTATTTAGTATTATTTTCATTGATCTTTGTTAATATTAGTAGTTTTCATTAATTCTATGTTCAAAGCACTAATTTGTCATAACATACTAACAGGTTAAAATCCATCAAAGTAACAATAAGAAAGTGCATAAACATTAGAGATCTTTTAAGCTATGACAAAACTCTTTGATGCTCACTGTCACCTACAAGACCCTCGAATCTTCGACAAGGCCCCGGAGCTTATCAAGACGGCTCTAGAGAAGGGCATACTTCATTTTGCAGTCAATGGCATATCCGAGAAAGACTGGCATGTCGTCAAAGAGATGAGTGATGACTACCCTTCTGTAGTTCCATCATTTGGGCTCCATCCGTGGTTTATCGGGGACAGGACCTCCACTTGGTTCAGTACGTTAAAGGCAATGTTAAAGGCTAATCCTGAAGCTGCAGTTGGAGAGATTGGTCTGGACAAAGGGCCACTTGCATCGGGAATTGATTTTAATGATCAAGTTGAAGTTTTCCGCCCGCAACTCCAACTTGCTAAAGACCTGAAAAGGCCAGTTTCTGTGCACTGTGTTGATGCATTTGAGGAGCTTCTTGATATAATGAAATCTATCGGGCCATTTCCAGAAGGTGTAATCTTGCATTCGTATATTGGTTCTGCTGAGATGGTTCCTGAGTTTGCTAAGCTTGGATGTTATTTTTCCTTTTCCGGGCATCTTATGCCAATGGAAGAAACCAAGGCCAAGAAAATGCTGAAAGCAGTTCCTTCTGACCGGATCTTACTAGAGACGGATTCACCAGATGCACTACCTATATATAAAGATTCAGACTGCCTTTTCTTGGTTAAGAAGCAGGATTCCCTTTCAGATGGAGAGCCAGAAGAGACGCTTAATCAACCTGCCAATATCGTATATGTGCTTTCCTATGTTGCATCTTTACTTGATCTGCCTAAACAAGAGCTAGCACATGTGAGCTACAGAAATTCAATGCACGTGTTCTCTTTTAAAGGTTCCAAAATACAAGGTTAGTTCAAGACTATATCATATTGTTCTTATGTTTTAGCTCTCACAATGATATCATCAGATTTAGACAATTCTTTCATTCAATTGAAGTCTTAAAACCCTAATTGCCGAGCTCTTTTGGAG
The sequence above is drawn from the Erigeron canadensis isolate Cc75 chromosome 4, C_canadensis_v1, whole genome shotgun sequence genome and encodes:
- the LOC122598237 gene encoding uncharacterized metal-dependent hydrolase YabD-like isoform X2, which encodes MTKLFDAHCHLQDPRIFDKAPELIKTALEKGILHFAVNGISEKDWHVVKEMSDDYPSVVPSFGLHPWFIGDRTSTWFSTLKAMLKANPEAAVGEIGLDKGPLASGIDFNDQVEVFRPQLQLAKDLKRPVSVHCVDAFEELLDIMKSIGPFPEGVILHSYIGSAEMVPEFAKLGCYFSFSGHLMPMEETKAKKMLKAVPSDRILLETDSPDALPIYKDSDCLFLVKKQDSLSDGEPEETLNQPANIVYVLSYVASLLDLPKQELAHVSYRNSMHVFSFKGSKIQGCIQGKQK
- the LOC122598237 gene encoding uncharacterized metal-dependent hydrolase YabD-like isoform X3; amino-acid sequence: MTKLFDAHCHLQDPRIFDKAPELIKTALEKGILHFAVNGISEKDWHVVKEMSDDYPSVVPSFGLHPWFIGDRTSTWFSTLKAMLKANPEAAVGEIGLDKGPLASGIDFNDQVEVFRPQLQLAKDLKRPVSVHCVDAFEELLDIMKSIGPFPEGVILHSYIGSAEMVPEFAKLGCYFSFSGHLMPMEETKAKKMLKAVPSDRILLETDSPDALPIYKDSDCLFLVKKQDSLSDGEPEETLNQPANIVYVLSYVASLLDLPKQELAHVSYRNSMHVFSFKGSKIQGKTEVAA
- the LOC122596395 gene encoding uncharacterized metal-dependent hydrolase YabD-like; translated protein: MIKLFDAHCHLQDPRIFSKAPKLINTALESGILHFAVNGVSEKDWHLVKEMSDNYPSVIPSFGLHPWFIMDRTPNWLTSLREFFDANPSAAVGEIGLDKGSHGKTIDFNDQVETFRLQLQLAKELKRPASVHCVRAFGDLLDIMKSVGPFPEGVILHSYLGSAEMVPEFAKLGAYFSFSGFLMAMKENKAKKMLKAVPSDRILLETDAPDAVPKFMNSDSLFSVEDQDSVPEGVQASDGHPKEMLNHPANIHFVLSYVASLLELSKEELAEVSYRNALHLFSYAGSKVAKS
- the LOC122598237 gene encoding uncharacterized metal-dependent hydrolase YabD-like isoform X1 is translated as MTKLFDAHCHLQDPRIFDKAPELIKTALEKGILHFAVNGISEKDWHVVKEMSDDYPSVVPSFGLHPWFIGDRTSTWFSTLKAMLKANPEAAVGEIGLDKGPLASGIDFNDQVEVFRPQLQLAKDLKRPVSVHCVDAFEELLDIMKSIGPFPEGVILHSYIGSAEMVPEFAKLGCYFSFSGHLMPMEETKAKKMLKAVPSDRILLETDSPDALPIYKDSDCLFLVKKQDSLSDGEPEETLNQPANIVYVLSYVASLLDLPKQELAHVSYRNSMHVFSFKGSKIQDSVNEHETH